From the Thermoproteota archaeon genome, the window AGAAAAAAATCAATGATTTTTTCAAAATATTAAATTTATCGTACGTTTTATTTTTAATCAGACACTCAAATATCTTAACAGTTATTTTTTAATCTCGAGGAAATTATTAAAAAAAATGCCTAAAACAATTAAAATTGGAAAAAGAAAGATTGGTCAAGATAACCCCCCATTTATAATAGCTGAAATTGGAATTAATCATGAAGGTAGTTTTACTAAAGCAAAAAAAATGATAAAAGATGCACATTTGAGCGGTGCAGAATGTGTAAAATTTCAATGTCATATAATCGAAGATGAAATGATTGAAAATGATGTTGTACCTGCTAATGCAAATGAATCAATTTGGAATATTATGAGACGATGTTCTTTTTCTGAAGAAGAAGAAATCGAATTAAAAAACTATGTAGAAGAATTAGATATGATATATCTTAATACACCTTTTTCCCGTGCTGCTGCAAATAGGTTAAAAAAAATGAAAGTTTCTGCATATAAAATTGGTTCAGGTGAGTGTAATAATTTTCCGTTAATAAAACATATTGCGTCATTTGGAAAACCAATTATTTTAAGCACTGGAATGAACGATATATCCACAATTACTAATAGTGTTAAGATTTTAAAAAAAGCAAAAATTGATTTTGCGTTAATGCATGTAACTTCAATGTATCCTACACCATATGAGGATGTTCGATTACGATTTATTTCTAAATTAAAAACTAAATTTCCAAACACAGTTGTAGGTCTAAGTGATCATAGTTATGGAAATTATACATGTTTTGGTGCAGTGGCACTTGGAGCATCAATAATTGAAAAACATTTTACTTCAAATAAAAATTGGAAAGGACCAGATATTCCAATATCCATTAGTCCTGCAGAGTTAAGAGATCTTATTTTTGGAAGTAATGCAATCTTTAAAGCATTAGGAAATAAAAAGAATATTCTCCCAGATGAAAAAATAACTGCAAAATTTGCCTATGCTTCAGTTGTATCAATTAAAGATATTAAAAAAGGAGAATCTTTTTCAAAAGAAAATATTTGGGTTAAGAGACCAGGAACAGGAGAGATACGAGCAAAGTATTTTGAAAAATTAACTAGTAAAAAATCTAAACAAGATATCAAAAAGAATACACAACTTAAATGGAGTATGATTAATGACTAAAAAAATTGTTTTTCTTACAGGAACAAGAGCTGATTTTGGAAAGCTCAGTTCATTAATGGATGCAATTGACAGAGAGAAAGATTTTGAGTGTCATATTTTTGTTACTGGAATGCATACTTTGGAAAAATATGGAAATACATTTGAAGAAGTTCAAAAAAATGGTTATAAAAATATCACCATATTTCATAATCAATTAGATACTAACAAACAAGATATTATCTTGGCAAATACAATTGTAGGCTTTTCAAAATATATTAATGAAATTCATCCTAACATGATAATTGTTCATGGTGATAGAATAGAAGCATTAGCGGGTGCAATTGTAGGTTCTTTTAACAATATTTTGGTTGCTCATATAGAAGGTGGAGAAATTTCAGGAACTGTGGATGAGTTAATTCGTCATGCGATAACAAAATTATCTCATGTTCATTTTGCAGCAAATGATGATGCAAAAAAAAGATTAATACAATTAGGAGAATCAAAAGATAGTATTTTTGTAATTGGATCTCCCGATATTGAAGTCATGACTAGTGTGAAATTGCCCTCAATAGAAACAGTAAAAAAACATTATAAAATTCCATTTAATAATTTCGCGGTGTTTATCTTTCATCCTGTTACCACTGAATTGAATTCGTTACATAGTCAAATTAGTGAAGTGATTTCTGCGTTAATAGACTCTAAAAAAAATTATGTAGTGATATACCCAAATAACGATACTGGGACAGAGATTATTCTAGATGAAATAAAAAGGATCGAAGGAGGAGAAAAGTTTTCCGTGTTTCCATCAATTAGATTTCTTTATTTTTTAACAATTTTAAAAAATGCTCAATTCATAATAGGTAATTCTAGTGCGGCTATAAGAGAAGCAGAAGTTTTTGGTACACCAGCAATCAATATCGGGACTAGACAGTTGAACAGAAGTAAAAATAAAGATATAGTTAATGTCAAACCAAATAAGAAAAGTATTCTTGAAGCGATTAGACAAGTTGAGAATAAAAGACTTAAGGAAATGAGTTTTTTTGGTTATATAGAAAATACTACTGAAAAATTTGTAGACACTTTGCATAGTTCATCAGTATGGAGTATTCCAATTCAAAAACAGTTCATTGATATACATCAAAACTAAAAAAATAGATGAAAATGACAAAACCAATTTGCTTTATAGGAGCTAGGGGCGGTTCCAAAGGCGTACCAAAAAAAAATATTCGGATTATTAAAAAAAAACCACTGATAGCTTATACAATTGAAAAGGCAATTAATTCAAAATTTTTTAGTCATGTTATTGTATCAACTGAAGATCCAGAGATAGCGAAAATATCAAAAAAATTTGGTGCTGAAATTCCATTTATAAGACCAAAAAAATTGGCAACGAATAAAGCATCAATGGAAGATGCACTAATTGATGGAATAAAAAAACTTTATTCTATGGACTTCGATTTTGAAATTGTAGTACTTTTAGATTGCACTGTACCATTTTTACGTATTACAGATATTAAAAAAGCAGTTACTACTCTACAAAAGAAAAATGCAGATGTAGTATGCGGAGTATATAGACAACATCTAAATCCATATTTTAATATCGCAGAGATAAATAAAAAAGGTCATTTACAATTATGTAAAAAATTAAAAAAAATTCCTGAGAATAGACAAGATGCGCCAATA encodes:
- a CDS encoding polyhydroxyalkanoate biosynthesis repressor PhaR — its product is MPKTIKIGKRKIGQDNPPFIIAEIGINHEGSFTKAKKMIKDAHLSGAECVKFQCHIIEDEMIENDVVPANANESIWNIMRRCSFSEEEEIELKNYVEELDMIYLNTPFSRAAANRLKKMKVSAYKIGSGECNNFPLIKHIASFGKPIILSTGMNDISTITNSVKILKKAKIDFALMHVTSMYPTPYEDVRLRFISKLKTKFPNTVVGLSDHSYGNYTCFGAVALGASIIEKHFTSNKNWKGPDIPISISPAELRDLIFGSNAIFKALGNKKNILPDEKITAKFAYASVVSIKDIKKGESFSKENIWVKRPGTGEIRAKYFEKLTSKKSKQDIKKNTQLKWSMIND
- the neuC gene encoding UDP-N-acetylglucosamine 2-epimerase (hydrolyzing) — translated: MTKKIVFLTGTRADFGKLSSLMDAIDREKDFECHIFVTGMHTLEKYGNTFEEVQKNGYKNITIFHNQLDTNKQDIILANTIVGFSKYINEIHPNMIIVHGDRIEALAGAIVGSFNNILVAHIEGGEISGTVDELIRHAITKLSHVHFAANDDAKKRLIQLGESKDSIFVIGSPDIEVMTSVKLPSIETVKKHYKIPFNNFAVFIFHPVTTELNSLHSQISEVISALIDSKKNYVVIYPNNDTGTEIILDEIKRIEGGEKFSVFPSIRFLYFLTILKNAQFIIGNSSAAIREAEVFGTPAINIGTRQLNRSKNKDIVNVKPNKKSILEAIRQVENKRLKEMSFFGYIENTTEKFVDTLHSSSVWSIPIQKQFIDIHQN
- a CDS encoding acylneuraminate cytidylyltransferase family protein, with product MKMTKPICFIGARGGSKGVPKKNIRIIKKKPLIAYTIEKAINSKFFSHVIVSTEDPEIAKISKKFGAEIPFIRPKKLATNKASMEDALIDGIKKLYSMDFDFEIVVLLDCTVPFLRITDIKKAVTTLQKKNADVVCGVYRQHLNPYFNIAEINKKGHLQLCKKLKKIPENRQDAPIVYQMNGLYVFNAKNFLKKGKKIMQKMIPCEIPLETGLMIDTEFEFNLAKLILENKKN